One window of uncultured Methanoregula sp. genomic DNA carries:
- a CDS encoding oligosaccharyl transferase, archaeosortase A system-associated produces MDFTGIKKNKSWIILALIILFMATALAIRSVPAFFVNPQGILYIYDTDTWYNLRQIELMVHHFPQYNWFDPMTAYPDGKIIDWGPLYPFMGAVLCLITGATSHNAIVFMAGWTSPIMAVLLVPVMYFLGKTLWNRKAGIIAAGLVSVISFQFFFISSYGLVDHHIAEVLFSTIFLLLYICTIVYQKQHPVELKNAKSLILPVVLALVAGILYFLALFTSTTTILVLLVIAAYTFIQFLVDFFADRDTGYLLLSNFLMVSLATILFAVFGIQREGLSLSQYTIGIVYVNLVLIIETAGLYLLSRIFKGKRSFYLISLVVLGAGLGILLQTHPLFQPILSQALGLLSGSSQYSVTVQETLPWTLSGAFDNFNVALLLMAGGFLVAGYYLVQQKKNELIFLMVWTVIMLLVTIQFQRFVYYLTINVALLAGICIAEAIRWREPAILETLTKRFGTGPDSGPCSDKADKPQEKTTKEKKKPGHGKSSTAHANLRTYFTSMKSIGFFIIIALAIILVIASVYQDVNYGLNIKTGEISGDWIESLDWLGANTPSPGVDYFGIYDGKNYSYPPESYGVMAVWDAGHWITFFAHRIPIANPFQNNLDGAKGTAAFFLSGNESQADTILEGFRGKYVITDSHMAVDTFTGLVPWISNSVDISPYIKWFMVPDTPANLVKVHRYDDAYFQTQVVRLHNFDGSMTEPTTAEYIQYVIRKPNPGENAGDVTGYARVITNESVVDISHGYAGISLTKEGSELDKTHYANIFSDSPDKPVQKVPALRHYRLIHESPDNASVKKFPESGDEVLPGIKSVKIFEYVKGAHIPGDGIIEVPVVTGTGRTFVYRQESSGGEFVVPYSTTGGPMDVRTTGPYHISGTTRYITVTEKDVEDGNRVTG; encoded by the coding sequence ATGGATTTCACCGGGATTAAAAAAAATAAATCGTGGATAATCCTTGCCCTTATCATCCTGTTCATGGCAACAGCCCTTGCTATACGATCAGTTCCTGCATTCTTCGTTAACCCCCAGGGAATCCTGTATATTTACGATACCGATACCTGGTACAATCTCCGGCAGATCGAGCTCATGGTCCATCATTTCCCCCAGTACAACTGGTTCGACCCGATGACCGCATACCCTGACGGAAAGATCATCGACTGGGGGCCGCTTTACCCGTTCATGGGCGCAGTGCTCTGTCTTATTACCGGTGCCACATCCCATAACGCCATTGTTTTTATGGCTGGATGGACATCCCCGATCATGGCTGTCCTACTCGTACCGGTCATGTATTTCCTGGGAAAAACCCTGTGGAACCGTAAGGCAGGAATCATCGCTGCAGGACTTGTTTCCGTCATTTCCTTCCAGTTTTTCTTTATATCATCATACGGGCTGGTAGACCACCATATTGCAGAAGTATTATTCAGCACCATCTTTCTTTTGCTGTACATTTGCACCATTGTATACCAGAAGCAACATCCCGTTGAATTGAAAAATGCCAAAAGCCTGATTCTCCCGGTAGTCCTCGCACTGGTTGCCGGGATACTGTATTTCCTTGCGCTCTTCACATCGACAACTACCATTCTCGTACTTCTGGTTATTGCGGCGTACACGTTCATCCAGTTTCTCGTGGACTTTTTCGCGGATCGGGATACCGGGTATCTCCTCCTTTCAAACTTCCTGATGGTATCACTGGCAACAATTCTTTTCGCCGTTTTCGGGATTCAGCGGGAAGGATTGTCCCTCTCCCAGTACACGATCGGCATTGTGTACGTGAACCTGGTGCTCATTATCGAGACGGCAGGCCTGTATTTACTATCAAGAATTTTCAAAGGGAAACGATCATTCTATCTCATCAGCCTTGTCGTTCTGGGAGCAGGTCTTGGCATCCTGCTCCAGACACACCCATTGTTTCAACCGATTTTAAGCCAGGCACTGGGACTCTTATCCGGAAGCTCACAGTATTCCGTTACAGTGCAGGAAACACTTCCCTGGACATTATCCGGCGCGTTTGATAATTTTAATGTCGCCCTCCTTCTCATGGCCGGAGGATTTTTGGTTGCCGGCTATTACCTGGTACAGCAGAAAAAAAACGAATTGATTTTCCTTATGGTATGGACCGTAATCATGCTTCTGGTTACGATCCAGTTCCAGCGATTTGTCTATTATCTTACCATTAACGTTGCACTCCTTGCAGGAATATGTATCGCAGAAGCAATCCGGTGGCGGGAACCGGCAATCCTCGAGACCCTCACGAAACGATTCGGAACGGGGCCGGATTCCGGACCGTGCTCTGATAAAGCCGATAAACCCCAGGAAAAAACCACAAAAGAGAAGAAAAAACCGGGCCACGGAAAATCTAGTACGGCGCATGCAAATCTTCGCACATATTTCACTTCAATGAAAAGTATCGGATTTTTCATTATTATCGCACTCGCTATAATCCTTGTCATTGCGTCCGTTTACCAGGATGTCAATTATGGCCTGAATATAAAGACTGGCGAAATCTCCGGGGACTGGATCGAATCGCTGGACTGGTTAGGAGCAAACACCCCCTCGCCGGGGGTAGATTATTTCGGAATATATGATGGAAAAAATTATTCCTACCCACCGGAATCCTACGGCGTGATGGCGGTCTGGGATGCCGGCCACTGGATCACTTTCTTCGCACACCGGATTCCCATTGCAAACCCGTTCCAGAATAATCTTGACGGTGCGAAGGGAACTGCTGCATTCTTCTTAAGCGGGAATGAATCACAGGCTGATACAATCCTTGAAGGATTCCGCGGGAAATACGTGATAACGGATTCGCATATGGCAGTAGATACGTTCACCGGCCTTGTCCCATGGATAAGCAATTCGGTGGATATCTCACCGTATATCAAATGGTTCATGGTTCCGGATACACCGGCAAACCTGGTTAAAGTCCACCGGTACGATGATGCCTATTTCCAGACCCAGGTTGTCAGGCTCCATAACTTTGACGGATCCATGACCGAACCAACAACTGCTGAATATATCCAGTACGTGATCCGCAAACCAAACCCGGGTGAAAATGCCGGGGATGTGACGGGATATGCCCGTGTTATTACGAACGAGAGTGTTGTGGATATTTCGCACGGGTACGCGGGTATCTCTCTTACAAAAGAGGGATCGGAGCTGGACAAGACACATTACGCAAACATTTTTTCAGATTCGCCGGATAAGCCCGTGCAGAAAGTCCCGGCACTCCGGCATTACCGGCTTATCCATGAATCTCCGGATAACGCATCTGTTAAAAAATTCCCGGAGTCCGGCGATGAAGTGCTCCCGGGAATAAAATCCGTCAAGATTTTTGAATACGTCAAAGGGGCTCACATACCGGGTGACGGGATTATTGAAGTGCCGGTGGTTACCGGTACAGGAAGGACATTCGTCTACCGGCAGGAAAGCAGCGGGGGGGAGTTTGTTGTCCCGTATTCCACTACGGGAGGTCCCATGGATGTGAGGACTACCGGCCCGTACCATATTTCCGGCACAACACGGTACATCACCGTGACAGAGAAAGATGTTGAGGACGGGAACCGGGTAACGGGATGA
- a CDS encoding glycosyltransferase family 4 protein has translation MKIAFIYDAIYPFVKGGVEKRVWELAVRLTRDGHDVHLFGMKFWDGDPVLIRDGVTVHGVCPAQSLYANGRRTFRQAWTFSSHLIRPLLRERFDIIDCQQFPYFPCFSAKIVSVMKKTPLVITWHEVWGDYWYTYLGRSGFFGKHVERLVLHATGNVVAVSPTTSNQLKDYGFHGDITIIPNGIDPRRIHATSPSKEKSDLIFVGRLIREKHVDLLVRAFSKLLSEQPDRTLLIIGDGPEREAINALIHDLLPEDRVRIIGFRDDHDEIIAHMKSAKIAVLPSTREGFGITALEALACGLPVITIDHPANAIRDLITGNNGFLSSLSPDDLAQTIQAGLNDADDMRDACIASAEGYDWDRIATQLEQYYQSVIEAARIS, from the coding sequence ACTTGCAGTCCGGCTTACCCGGGATGGTCACGACGTACATCTCTTTGGTATGAAATTCTGGGACGGGGACCCGGTTTTAATCCGGGATGGCGTGACCGTGCACGGCGTCTGCCCCGCACAGAGTCTCTATGCAAACGGGCGAAGAACGTTCAGGCAGGCCTGGACGTTCAGCAGTCACCTTATCCGGCCGTTGCTCAGGGAACGGTTCGATATCATTGACTGCCAGCAGTTCCCCTATTTCCCGTGCTTTTCGGCAAAGATCGTATCGGTAATGAAAAAGACCCCTCTTGTTATAACGTGGCACGAAGTATGGGGCGATTACTGGTACACCTATCTTGGCAGATCCGGTTTTTTTGGCAAGCACGTTGAACGGCTGGTGCTGCATGCAACAGGGAATGTAGTTGCGGTCTCACCGACAACGTCAAACCAGCTCAAAGACTATGGATTTCATGGAGACATCACCATAATCCCCAACGGTATTGATCCCCGGCGTATCCATGCAACGTCTCCCTCAAAGGAAAAGTCAGATCTTATTTTTGTCGGACGACTCATACGGGAGAAGCATGTGGACCTGCTTGTCCGTGCGTTCAGTAAATTGTTATCCGAACAACCGGATCGTACGTTGCTGATTATCGGGGACGGTCCCGAAAGAGAAGCAATCAATGCTCTCATCCACGATCTCCTGCCGGAGGACCGGGTGCGGATTATCGGGTTCAGGGACGACCACGATGAAATCATTGCCCATATGAAATCTGCAAAAATAGCTGTGCTGCCATCAACCCGGGAGGGTTTTGGTATCACGGCGCTGGAAGCACTGGCCTGCGGACTTCCGGTGATAACGATCGATCACCCGGCAAATGCCATCCGCGACCTGATAACCGGTAACAACGGATTTCTCTCTTCACTGTCCCCAGATGATCTTGCACAAACCATCCAGGCCGGTCTGAATGATGCCGATGATATGCGGGACGCATGTATTGCTTCCGCTGAAGGTTATGACTGGGACCGGATTGCAACCCAGCTGGAACAGTATTATCAATCGGTGATTGAAGCAGCGCGTATCAGCTGA